A window of Acinonyx jubatus isolate Ajub_Pintada_27869175 chromosome B2, VMU_Ajub_asm_v1.0, whole genome shotgun sequence genomic DNA:
GATTACTTTCTTTAGGAGTTTATGTGCCTAtgcttgtatttgtttttatagtcACAATGGTGACAGGGGATCACCTGAAGAGACAAAGTCGACCActtaattcagtggttttcaataTGGGTTCTATAGAAATGGGAGATAGTTCTAACTCATTCTTTGAATGGCAGTAAGAATGTCTCATCCCTAAGGAATATCTCCTAATCCTTCATCCACTCTCATAGCATCTCACACTTCTCCGTGCTACTGTAATTACTATTTTCTTGACGGACTAGaagttccatgagagcagagactGTGTCTATCTCATTCATCTATGTACCCTCAATTCCTAGCATGCTGCCTGGAACATAGCATGtgctcaataagcatttgttgaaggaggaaggaaggaaggaaggaaggaaggaaggaaggaaggaaggaaggaaggaaggaaggaaggaaggaaggggaaacacaaaaatatagaGACAAGGCCTCTGCCCTCTCGAGTCTGTTGGAactgaaacatacacacacaaaacaataagAGAACATTACAAAGCAATACATTTGTAGCAGAATACAGTTTCTTTTCACTGAGAGAAGCTGATCTTTGAAGGGTCATCAGAGTGGCCCTCTCAGTTAAGGCATACAACACAAATTAGCAAACTTTGTCCATGAATTAGGGTGTAATCAAACTTTTGCGACTCATTCTAGACTTCCTGCCTTTTCAAAAAACCCTAGAaatggaaagggggaaggagagagggagaaaatgtggATTAATTTTCAATAGGAGCCTGGGCTTACAAGGGAGCCTGGGATTACAAGAATCAGACTATTTAGCCATAGGGGAAAAGATAGCAGTGGACTAAGGTTATTCTGACCCAGAACCCAGAAGTAAAACTTGAGAAAAAGTCTAGGTTAATGACCTGAGTCTCAACACAAAATGGAGAGGACAGTTCTGACACAATTCTGTGCCTAATGAGGAAACTACTTCCCCTCCTGGCTGTCCTGGCATGGTCTTTGTAGTCTGGGACACAATGGTAGGTTGTTAGAGAGTAAAGTGAAGAAGGAGCCAAAGTGAAGTACTGAGaatgggattctccttctctgaaGAGCTGTGGTGGCCCAGCCAGTGCTGGGAGCTGGTCAAGCAAGGCTGAATCACACTTTTGTGTGGGACCTACTTCTTTTattaggaggaggaagaggaccaGTTTTCCATCCAGTGACACGCCCAATGGAACAGGTTATGCTagttatatatacaaaatacaggACCAACTGAAGGGGCACAGAGCAAGGGTGGAGAATGGGATGAGGTTATTCTTGAATCATATCATTCAAAGTGTGGTtcatggaccagcagcatcaccattcaagagcttgttagaaatgcagaatgtaggggtgcctgggtggctcagttggttaagtgaccgacttcggctcaggtcgtgggttcagacctgcgtcgggctctgtgctgacagctcagatcctgaagcctgcttcagattctgtctccctctctcgttgcccttccctgctcatgctctgtctctgtctctctcaaaaataaataaacatttaaaaaaattaaaaaccctatcaaaataacatcatcactcttcacagaactagaacaaacaatcctaaaatttgtatggcaccagaaaagaccccaaatagccaaagccatcctgaaaaagaaaaccaaagcagaaggcatcacaatcctgggcttcaagatgtattaaaaagctgtaatcatcaagacagtatgtaaACATCaagactggcacaaaaacagacacttagatcaatggaacagaatagaaaacccagaaatggaccaataaacatatgaccaactaatctttgacaaagcaggaaagaatatccagtggaataaagacagtctcttcagcaaatgatgttgggaaaactggacagcaacatgcggaaaaatgaacctggaccactttcttacaccatacacaaaaataagctcaaaatggatgaaagccctaaacgttaagacaggaagccatcaaaatcctagaggagaaagtaggcaaaaacctctttgacctcggccacagcaacttcttacttgacatgtctctggaggcaagggaaacaaaagcaaaaatgaactattgggacctcatcaacataaaaatcttctgcacagtgaaggaaacaatcagcaaaactaaaaggcaaccggcagaaggggagaagatatttgcaaatgacttatcaaataaagggttagtatccaaaatctataaagaacttatcaaactgaacacccaaaaaacaaataacccagtgaagaaatgggcaaaagacatgaatagacacttttccaaagaagacatccaaatggctaaacagacacgtgaaaaaatgttcaacatcactcatcatcagggaaatacaaatcaaaaccacaatgagataccacctcacaccagtcagaatagctaaaattaactcaagcaacaacagatattggtgaggatgcagagaaagaggatctttttttgcactgctggtgcaaACTGGTgaatccactctggaaaacagtatggagattcctcaaaaaattaaaaatagaactaccctacaacccagcaattgcactactaggtatttatccaagggatacagatgtgctgtttcaaaggggcacatgcaccccaatgtttatagcagcgctaccgacagtagccaaagtatggggagagcccaaatgtccatggacagatgaagggataaagaagatgtggtatacatatacaatggagtattactcggcaatcaaaaaggatgaaatcttgccatttgcaacaacgtggatggaacttgagggtataatgctaagcgaaattagtcagagaaagacaaatatatgacttcactcatatgaggactttaagatacaaaacagatgaacataagggaagggaagcaaaaataatataaaaacagggagggggacaaaacataagagacttaaaaaattttttttaatgtttttatttatttttgagagacagcaagacagagtgcaagcagtggagggacagagatagagggagacacagaatccaaagcaggttccaagctctgggctgtcagcacagagcctgacacggggcttgaactcacaaaccatgagatcatgacctaagccaaagtcagatgcttaactgactgagccacccaggcaccccaaacataagagactcttaaatatagagaacaaactgagggttgctggaggagttgtgggtgaggtgatgggctaaacgggtaaggggcattaaagaagacccttgttgggatgagcactgggtgttatacataagggatgaatcactggaatctactcctgaaaccattattgtacaatatgctaactaacttggatgtaaatttaaaaaaagaaaaagaaaaaagaaaaatgcagaatgtAGGGCCCAACCCAGACTTCCTAAATCCAAACCTGAGATTTAAGTCTCCCCAAATGATATGTATGCACATCAAAGTTTGAAAAGGACTAAGATTTCTTCAGGAAGAAGACTTGAAAGGCAGTGATGAGTATGAGGGAACAGGTAAGAAGCTTCAGGTGATCCCAGGGAATCCCTATCCCAGGACATAGGGgcaaatgaggaaaaagaggcCTGGGGGTTTCTCTTGCAGCACCCTGGACTGAATGGGTTAAGGAGTAGGTTGGATGGCTCTGGCTGGGATCCCTGAACATAGGGCACGGGTGGGCCTGGGGTCTTCACCTAAAAAGATTGCTACCGCCATCAGTCACCGCTAGCTCCGTCATTCCCCCGCTCTCCCTCCTGAGCCCCAGTCTCCCATTTCAGGACTTCTCCAGACTTTTAGTCTCAATGACCTGACCAGTCGGACCTCGCTAGCTCGGTTTGATTCGGCCAGGTTCGGTTGCTAAGGCCTACAGCTTCCCGGttgcggcggggaggggggggggggggcggggggaatgaTGTCACGTCCAAAAGGCGGGCTAACCTGGTCTCTCCCTCCGCCGGATTGGTTGACAGGAATTTGATTAGATTCGCAGCCTCGCGGGCTCAGGGTTAGCTGTTATTGTCCCCAGATGCCCCTGGCCCACGGCTGTCTTCTCCCCGTGGAGCAAGACTCTGAGGACAGTACTCAGGAAGCACTTAGCTTCGGAAGGAGAGGTGATCCGAATGGTCCGGATATTGCCACCAGGCTAGGCGTTTCGGCTGCCCAGGTACTTTTTGACTCGATCGGGTGTCCGTAGTTGGGGCGGCTACCCGAACCGCAGGGATTTGTGGAATTTATAGTTCTGCATTAGTTCTGGATTAGTTTTGGGTGGGCCGGAGGCTCTAGTCCGACAGGgatttttggaggaagaaaaaaaaaaaagactgaggacTGGGGGCCTGGGTCCCAGGACAGGGGAGGACAAAAAGGACGTCTAAGTAAGAATTCTGCCATTAGCATTGTTTTGGTGTTCTTTTTAGGTGCTGACCTGAAACTGATCCACCCCTTTCTGACCAAAACTGTTCACCCACGGTGGATTCACCCACGGTGGAAGGGACCAGGCAGCCAAATGGAGATGCCACCAGTCAATCCAGTGGGAGAGAAGGACACCTCTCAACCGCAACAACAATGGGAAAAGAACCCCCAGGAGAACCTTGATTCAACTACCCAGATCAAGCAGCAGTCCCCAGACCCTCCTACTGAAATCCTTGAGCTGAGAGTGAGCCCAAATCATACCAGCCAAATTCTAGAGAATTCTCAAGGAACTGAAAAACTGGCCGCTGGACTTCAAGGAAACTCTGCTAAGTCTCGTGGATCAACCAGTGAGATGCCAGAGCCCCTTCAAGCTTCTGATCTCTGGTACTGTCCGGATGGGAGCTTTGTTAAAAAGATCATAATCCGTGGCCATGGCTTGGACAAACCCAAGCTGGGCTCTTGCTGCCGGGTACTGGCGTTTGGGTTTCCTTTTGGGTCAGGCCTGCCAGAGGGATGGACCGAGCTAACTATGGGGTTAGGCCCATGGAGGGAGGGGACTTGGGGGGAACTCATAGAGAAATGCTTGGAGTCCATGTGTCAAGGTGAGGAGGCAGAGCTTCAGCTCTCTGAACACTCTGGACCT
This region includes:
- the FKBPL gene encoding FK506-binding protein-like, with amino-acid sequence MEMPPVNPVGEKDTSQPQQQWEKNPQENLDSTTQIKQQSPDPPTEILELRVSPNHTSQILENSQGTEKLAAGLQGNSAKSRGSTSEMPEPLQASDLWYCPDGSFVKKIIIRGHGLDKPKLGSCCRVLAFGFPFGSGLPEGWTELTMGLGPWREGTWGELIEKCLESMCQGEEAELQLSEHSGPPFRLTLASFTQGRDSWELEASEKEALAREERARGTELFRAGNPEAAARCYGRALRLLLTLPPPGPPERTVLHANLAACQLLLGQPQLAAQSCDRVLEREPGHLKALYRRGVAQAALGNLEKATADLRKVLAVDPKNRAAQEELGKVIIQGKKQDAGLAQGLRKMFG